The genomic DNA CGGCCGATGCGCAGAGCATCCTGCTCATCGCGGGCGAAGTGATCGGCCAGACCAGACTTGCGGGCATGCATGTCCGCACCGCCCAGGGACTCGTCGTCGCTGACCTCACCGGTTGCGGCTTTGACCAGTGGCGGACCGCCGAGGAACACCTTCGACTGGCCTTCGATCATGATGATGTGATCGCTCAGACCCGGCAGGTAGGCACCGCCTGCCGTCGAGTTGCCGAAGACGATAGAGACGGTCGGGATGCCTTCCTTCGACATTTCGGCCAGGCGACGGAACGAGTCGCCGCCGGGGATGAAGATCTCACTCTGCGTCGGCAGGTTCGCCCCACCGGTTTCGACGAGCGAGATGAAGGGGATGCGGTTCTTCAGCGCGATGTCCATGATCCGCAGCTGCTTCTTCAGCGTGAACGGGTTCGAGGTGCCGCCGGCGATCGTCGGATCGTTGGCGATGATGACGCATTCGACCCCCGAGACCGTACCGATTCCGCCGATGACGCTCGCCCCGACGGGAAAGTCCGACCCCCAAGCCGCGAAGGCGCAGAGTTCGAGGAACGCGGTGTCCCGGTCGAGGAGCAGTTCGATGCGCTCACGGGCCGTGAGCTTGCCGCGCTTGCGGTGCCGCTCCACGGCACGTTCCCCACCGGCAGCGGCGAGCTGTTCGAAGACCGTGTCGATCTCCGCAAGCTTGTCGTTCATGGCGCTGACACCGTCCTGGTACTCAGGAGAGTCGGTGTCGATCGTGTTCTTCAACAGAGTCATCAGTGAGCTCCAAAGTCGTGGGTGAAATGAACGTCGAGGCCGTTGGCGGCAGTGACCTCGGAGGGCAGTGAGACATAGCGGCTGCGCAGCCATTCGGCCACGCCCTTGGCCTGGGCATCGAAGCGGGCACCGAAGGCCACCCCTTCGCCGAGCGCCCCATGGACGACGAAATTGAGCGCGCGCAGGTTGGCCAGCTCAACGCGGTCGATGTCGTACTGTGCGAATTCGGGCAGCAGCTGACGCAGTCGGGCGCTGGTGAGCTCTTGGCGCAGCCAGTCCCAGCCGGCCTGTGAGCGCGCCCAGATGCCGACGTTGATCGTTCCGCCCTTGTCGCCGCTGCGGGCACCGAAATGATGGCCCAGTGGGACCGCCTCGGTGGAGGTGCCCGGGGCGGATTCGGTCGGGGAGGGGTTGGCCGGGGAAGGCTCAGCTGGGGTGGCTGCCTCCGGGTCGGCAGGGGAGTGCTCGTCGAGGTCAGTGGGCACCAGCGCCGAGGTGGCCGCCGGCGGGGTGATGACCTCGGTCGATCCGTCGGCATGATGGACCTGGTGGGTCGGCGTGGACTGGGGGACGAATTCGGGGCGGTAGCGTCCGTAGACCGAGGCCTCCGCGGGCGGGGCGGTGAAGAAGATCCCGGGAATGCTGCCGAGGGCGATCTCGACGAAGACGTTCGCGAACTTCCGGCCCACGACCTTCGGATCGGTGTCGCGGGCGACGATGGTCAGCCGGGCTGTCGCCTCCTCCTGCACGGCGGCGTCCGTGTGATCGGTGCGCGCCAGCGTCCATTCGACCTGCTCGGGTTCGGGCAGGCCTGCGGTGGCCAGAGCATGATCGAACTGGGCACGGATGACTTCGGCCTTCGCCTCGATGTCGAGGCCGGTGAGCAGCGCGGTGAGTTCCTGCCGGAACCCGCCGATCTCCGTGGCCGAGACCTTGAGATCCGGCGGCGGGGCCTCACCGCGGATTCCCGTCAGAGCCACCCGATCCTCGCCGAGGTCGCTCACCGTGATCGTGTCGAGGCGCAGTGTCGCATCGGGGCCGGGATACCTGGCCCCGGCCACCTCGTAGAGCAGCTGGGAGAGGACGGTCTCCGCGGTGACGGCACCACCGGTTCCCTCTGCTTTCGTGATCACGGTGCTGCCGTCGGCGGCGACCTCGGCGATGGGGAAGCCCGGCCGGGTCATGTCGGCGATCTCGGTGAAGAAGGAGAAGTTTCCACCGGTGGCCTGCATTCCGCATTCGATGACGTGACCGGCGGCCATGGCCCCGGCCAGAGCATCGAAGTCCTCCCGACCCCAACCGTGATACCAGGCGGCAGCACCCGTGGTCAGGGCCGCATCGGTGACACGACCGGTGACGACGACGCGGGCACCGGAGTTCAGCGCTGCGGTGATGCCGAACCCGCCGAGGTAGGCGTTGGCCGCCAGCGGCTGCCCGAGCCCGAGTTCGGTGCTGCGATCTGTGATGTCATCACCGTCGACATGGGCGACCGACAGGTCGACTCCGGCGTTCGACGCGACCTGACGGACCGCCTCGGCGAGTCCTTGCGGGTTCATTCCGCCGGCATTGACGACGATGCGAGCACCGGTGGCGGCGAAGGCCTCAAGAGACTTCGTCAGCTGGGACAGGAAGGTGCGGGCATAGCCGGATTCCGGGTCCTTGGCCTTCTGTCGGGCGAGGATGAGCATCGTCAGCTCGGCCAGATAGTCGCCGGTGATGACATCGACGCCGGCACGGACCATTTCGTCGAAGGCGGCGAACCGGTCGCCGTAGAAGCCGGAGGCATTGCCGATTCTCAAGGTCGGGCCGCCGCGTGCGGCCGTATCCCGGGTGGTCACGGACTCCATCATCAACTGCCTTCCCACAGGTTTGGATAGGAGGGGTGTGGACCTCATGCTGGCACACAAATCAAGAACAATCAATCACGCTTGCTTGTTTTGTTTTGAGCGATTAATGTGACCTGTATCTCCAAGCGGTCGGGGCCTGCCCGACGCGAACGACGACGACGTGAGAGGGACATCGATGGCCGAAAACACCGACGAGCTCCAACAGTTCCGTGCAAGCGTGCGAGCCTTCTGCGACAGGGAGATCGTGCCATATATGGACGAATGGGAACGGGCGGGCGCCTTCGACGCCCACGAACTGTTCCCGAAGGTCGCGGCCCAGGGCTACCTCGGGCTCGGCCATTCCGTCGAGAACGGCGGCGAGGATGCGCCGATGGAGTACCAGATGATCTTCGGTGAGGAGCTCGGGCGGGCGAACACCGCGGGCATCTCGATGGCGATCAACGTGCAGATGCACATGGCCACCCCGTCATTGGGCCGCTTCGGCTCCGCCGAGCTCAAGGAGAAGTACCTGCGTCCGGCGATCAACGGTGAGATGGTGGCCGCGATCGCGGTGACCGAACCGGGAGCCGGCTCTGATGTCGCAACTCTGGGCACGAAGGCCTACCGCGACGGGGACGACTGGGTGATCTCCGGATCGAAGATCTTCATCACCAACGGCGTGCAGGCCGACTGGTTCTGCATGCTCGTGCGCACCTCCGACGAGGGCGGCTACCGGGGGATGTCGCAGATCATCGTGCCCGCCGGCCTGCCCGGCTTCGAGGTAGCGCGCAAGCTCGACAAGCTCGGCAACCGGTCGTCGGACACCGTCGAACTCCGGCTGGAGAATGTGCGGGTCCCGGTGTCGAATACGATCGGTGAGATCGGGCGCGGATTCCAGCAGCAGATGCAGCAGTTCGTCATCGAACGCCTCTCCGCCTGCTTCACCGCCGTCGGCGCCAGCGAATGGGCGCTGGAGAAGACGCGCGAATACATGAAGACGCGTGAGGCCTTCGGCGCACCGCTGGCCTCCAGGCAGTACCCAGTGTTCAAACTCACCGAGCTCTCCGCCGATGTCGAGATGATGCGCGCGCTCAACGAACGCATGTGCCGTCTCTACAACGCAGGTGAGGACATCACCCGCGAGGCCACCGTCGGCAAGCTCTTCGCCGGTCGACTCATCCGCAATGTTGCGGACACCGCCCTGCAGTTCCACGGCGGACTGGGCTATATGGAGGAGAACTGGACCGCCCGCTTCCTCCGCGACGCACGACTGTCCTCGATCGGCGGAGGCGCCGACGAGGTCATGCTCCAGGTCCTCGCCCGCCTCGACGGCTTCAAAATTTGAAGTCTGAAGCACCGCAGCACTCATAACCAGCAGCCGCCCGGCTGCGCACCGATCTCCCCAAAGAAGAGGATGTCATGAGACCAGAAACAGCTGCCATCGATCCCATTGATCTCAATCTTGCCCGAAGGAACACCGTCGGCGATGCGCTGACCCGATCCGCCGAGAAACACCCGAACAAAATCGCCGTCGTCGACGGTGACCGCCGGTTCACCTATGCCCAGCTCGAGCACGACGCCGAGGCGGTCGCCCGCGGTCTCATCGACCAGCCCGATGCGCCCGCCCAGGGTGAGCCGATCGCCGTCATCGTCGCCAACGCCTACGAATTCCTGCCTGTGTACTTCGGCATCGCGAAGTCCGGACGAGTGGTGCTGCCGATCAACTATGCGCTGACGCCGGACGACATCGCCTGGATCCTCAACGACGCCGAGGCGCGGACCGTCGTCGTCGACGACGCCATGCTGCCGCTGCTCGATGCGGCCATCGCCGCAGGAGCGAAGGTCTCCACGGTTGTTGTCCGGGATACCGGCGCCACCGCCTCGGCGGGGGAGGACGAAAAGCCCAGTGCCGCCTCGGCGAGGGGATCAGACGGGGGATATCGGACGCTGGTCCTCACCGATCTGCTGGCCACACCGGTCGAGGCCGAACTGCGGCTCATCATCTCCAGCGACGATGTCGTGCAGTGCCTCTACACGTCGGGGACTACGGCCCGGCCGAAGGGCGCGCTGGCCACGCACAGCGCGATCGTCACCGGGGTGATGTCGAACGCGATCCTCATCGGTGCAGGTTGGGGTGAGAACCCCGGGACCATGCTCGTGTGCCTGCCCCTGTTCCACGTCACCGGACTCAACACTCTGGCCAAGCCCGTGCTCTTCATGGGCGGCACCCTCGTCGTTCAGCACGGTTTCGACCCGGTCAGAGTGCTCGACGCGATGGAGCAGGAGAAGGTCACGGTCTTCACGGGTCTGCCGATGATGTGGGCGGCCCTCGTTGCCGAACAGCAACGCAGCGCCAGGGACCTGTCCTCGATCGAGACGGCGATGTATGCGATGGCGCAGATGCCCGAACGCGTGCTCGCGGGCATGGACGAGATGATGCCGAATGCACGGAAGGTCCTCGGCTCGGGGCAGACCGAGGTCGTTCCAGCCACGACGTTCCAGCGGGCGGAGCACCGGCACGGGAAGAACGCGTCGTGGGGAGTGCCGTCGCCGACGGTGCGCACCCGCATCATGGACCTCGACGGCAATCTGCTGCCACCCGGCGAGATCGGCGAGATCGTCTACCGCGGGCCGCATGTCACAGCAGGCTATTGGAATCGTCCCGATGCCAACACCGACGCGTTCCGTCACGGATGGTTCCACTCCGGAGACATCGGCTACATGGACGACGAGGGCGTCGTATGGTTCACCGACCGGACGAAGGACATCATCAAGACCGGAGGGGAGAACGTGTCCTCGATGAAGGTCGAACGCATCGTCGCCGATGCCCCTGGTGTTGTCGAATGCAGCGTCATCGGCACGCAGCATGCGCACTGGGGCGAGGCCGTGACCGCGGTCGTCCTCAGCGACAAGGTGCCCTCTGCCGACGAATCCACACCGGAGGAGCGGCAGGCCATCGCCGCCGAGGTGGAAGCGGGGATTCTCGCCTTTGCCCGGGAGCGACTCTCCAGGCTGGAGGCCCCGAAGCGGGTCGAGTTCGTCGACGCCCTGCCGAAGACCTCGACGGGCAAGATCCGCAAGAACATCCTGCGCGATCAGTTCTGAGGTTTGTGACGGCTCAGGCTCTGCGTTCGGCTTTCGACGGCGCAGTCGCTTTCTTCGCGGCAGCCTGAGCCTGCGCCCAGTCGTCCTCGGACATCGCCGTCAGTGACGCGAAGGTGGCCGGCTCCGCGTACATCTGTGCTCCGTCGATGGAGATGGTCTGGCCGGTCAGGTAGTCGGCGGCATCGGAGATGAGGAAGAGGACGAGGTTCGTCAGTTCGCTCATCTTTCCCGGTCTGCCCATCGGCATCCCGGCTTCGCTGCTGAGCGCATCGGCGGGGCTGTCTGCTCCGAGGACCTGCCAGGTGAAGTCGGTTGGGAACGGGCCGGGCGCCACGGCGTTGAGACGGATGTTGTGCTTGGCCCATTGGACGGACAGTGACTTCGTCATCGCATCCACTGCGGCCTTCGACATCGCCGAGGGCACCACATAGGCCGAACCTGTCCACACCCAGGACGCCAGTGTCGAGAGCACCGTGCCGGGCAGTCCGGATGCGATCCAGCGGCGATCGGCGGCGTGGGTGGTGAAGTAGCTGCCGTCCATCACTGTCGATGCGATTGCCTCGTAGCCGTCGGGGCTGATCGACTCTGCTGGGGCGATGAAGTTTGCGGCCGTGTTGTTGATCAGCCCGGTGAGTGGGCCATGGTCGTTCCACAGATGCTCCATAGCAGAGTCGACCGAGTCGGCCTCGCGGATGTTGACCGTCTGATAGTGGACACGGTCGGGTGCTGTCGCGTGGATCCGTTCCTGGGTCTCGGCGAGCGCTGATTCGCGGCGGCCCCACAGGTGCACCTCGGCGCCGTGTTCGGCGAGGTGGAGTGCCATTTCGGCGCCGAGTCCGGACCCGCCGCCGGTGATGAGGATGCGTTTGCCCTCAAGGGTGTCCTCACGGAAAGGGGAGTGGTACGTGGTCATCTGTGGTCTCCGATCGGCTGTGCCCGTTCGTCCGGTTGTCACCAGCCTAGGATCGCCTCCAGAGAAAAGCATTCACGATTGATTGTTTAGTTGGGCTGTGACACTCTTGACCCCATACGCCCGGCAGAACCGGCCTGAACTGGTTCGCTTAATTCTCGATCCGGAGGTACGCAATGGAGATATCGTCCGCATTGGCCATGCTCGAACAGGAATCGGGGGAGCTCGACGCTGTCCTTGCCGATCTCGACCCCGAGAAGTGGAGTCTTCAGACGCCGTCACCGGGCTGGTCGATCGCCGATCAGGTCGCTCATCTGCACTGGACCGACCTCGTCTCCGTGCAGACCGCGACGAAGGATCCCGCCTTCGACGCACTGGTCAAAGAGGTCGCCGCGGGTGACAGTTCAGATTTCATCGACACCGAGGCGCGGAAGATCGCCGCCCAGCCGGCCGAGGTCCTCCTCGCGGAGTGGCGGGACGGGCGGACGCGTCTCAGCGATGCGCTCGCCGCAGCCGATCCGGCGGAGAAGATCGCGTGGTTCGGTCCGCCGATGCGGCCGATGACGATGATCACCGCGCGCATCATGGAGACCTGGGCGCATGGCCTCGACGTCTTCGACACTCTCGGTCTCGCGAAGCCGGCCGGTCCTGCCCTGGCCGCGGTCGCTCGGATCGGCGATCGTACCCGCGGATTCTCCTTCGTCAGCAATGGTCTCGACGCCCCGAGGGAGGAGGTTCGGGTGGAGCTGAGCCTGCCCGACGGGCAGATTGAATTCGGTCCCGCCGAGGCGGCCAACCGGGTCACAGGCTCCGCGTGGGGATTCGCCGCCGTCGTCACCCAGCGCCGCCATCTCGACGATGTCGATCTCACTGCGGTCGGTCCCGTCTCCGAGCAGTGGATGAGCATCGCTCAGGCCTTCGCCGGGCCGCCGACGAAGGGGCCTTCGGCAGGAGAGCGCGCGACCGGAAC from Brevibacterium sp. JSBI002 includes the following:
- a CDS encoding acyclic terpene utilization AtuA family protein → MTTRDTAARGGPTLRIGNASGFYGDRFAAFDEMVRAGVDVITGDYLAELTMLILARQKAKDPESGYARTFLSQLTKSLEAFAATGARIVVNAGGMNPQGLAEAVRQVASNAGVDLSVAHVDGDDITDRSTELGLGQPLAANAYLGGFGITAALNSGARVVVTGRVTDAALTTGAAAWYHGWGREDFDALAGAMAAGHVIECGMQATGGNFSFFTEIADMTRPGFPIAEVAADGSTVITKAEGTGGAVTAETVLSQLLYEVAGARYPGPDATLRLDTITVSDLGEDRVALTGIRGEAPPPDLKVSATEIGGFRQELTALLTGLDIEAKAEVIRAQFDHALATAGLPEPEQVEWTLARTDHTDAAVQEEATARLTIVARDTDPKVVGRKFANVFVEIALGSIPGIFFTAPPAEASVYGRYRPEFVPQSTPTHQVHHADGSTEVITPPAATSALVPTDLDEHSPADPEAATPAEPSPANPSPTESAPGTSTEAVPLGHHFGARSGDKGGTINVGIWARSQAGWDWLRQELTSARLRQLLPEFAQYDIDRVELANLRALNFVVHGALGEGVAFGARFDAQAKGVAEWLRSRYVSLPSEVTAANGLDVHFTHDFGAH
- a CDS encoding acyl-CoA dehydrogenase family protein, which codes for MAENTDELQQFRASVRAFCDREIVPYMDEWERAGAFDAHELFPKVAAQGYLGLGHSVENGGEDAPMEYQMIFGEELGRANTAGISMAINVQMHMATPSLGRFGSAELKEKYLRPAINGEMVAAIAVTEPGAGSDVATLGTKAYRDGDDWVISGSKIFITNGVQADWFCMLVRTSDEGGYRGMSQIIVPAGLPGFEVARKLDKLGNRSSDTVELRLENVRVPVSNTIGEIGRGFQQQMQQFVIERLSACFTAVGASEWALEKTREYMKTREAFGAPLASRQYPVFKLTELSADVEMMRALNERMCRLYNAGEDITREATVGKLFAGRLIRNVADTALQFHGGLGYMEENWTARFLRDARLSSIGGGADEVMLQVLARLDGFKI
- a CDS encoding AMP-binding protein — translated: MRPETAAIDPIDLNLARRNTVGDALTRSAEKHPNKIAVVDGDRRFTYAQLEHDAEAVARGLIDQPDAPAQGEPIAVIVANAYEFLPVYFGIAKSGRVVLPINYALTPDDIAWILNDAEARTVVVDDAMLPLLDAAIAAGAKVSTVVVRDTGATASAGEDEKPSAASARGSDGGYRTLVLTDLLATPVEAELRLIISSDDVVQCLYTSGTTARPKGALATHSAIVTGVMSNAILIGAGWGENPGTMLVCLPLFHVTGLNTLAKPVLFMGGTLVVQHGFDPVRVLDAMEQEKVTVFTGLPMMWAALVAEQQRSARDLSSIETAMYAMAQMPERVLAGMDEMMPNARKVLGSGQTEVVPATTFQRAEHRHGKNASWGVPSPTVRTRIMDLDGNLLPPGEIGEIVYRGPHVTAGYWNRPDANTDAFRHGWFHSGDIGYMDDEGVVWFTDRTKDIIKTGGENVSSMKVERIVADAPGVVECSVIGTQHAHWGEAVTAVVLSDKVPSADESTPEERQAIAAEVEAGILAFARERLSRLEAPKRVEFVDALPKTSTGKIRKNILRDQF
- a CDS encoding SDR family oxidoreductase, with product MTTYHSPFREDTLEGKRILITGGGSGLGAEMALHLAEHGAEVHLWGRRESALAETQERIHATAPDRVHYQTVNIREADSVDSAMEHLWNDHGPLTGLINNTAANFIAPAESISPDGYEAIASTVMDGSYFTTHAADRRWIASGLPGTVLSTLASWVWTGSAYVVPSAMSKAAVDAMTKSLSVQWAKHNIRLNAVAPGPFPTDFTWQVLGADSPADALSSEAGMPMGRPGKMSELTNLVLFLISDAADYLTGQTISIDGAQMYAEPATFASLTAMSEDDWAQAQAAAKKATAPSKAERRA
- a CDS encoding TIGR03084 family metal-binding protein, which gives rise to MEISSALAMLEQESGELDAVLADLDPEKWSLQTPSPGWSIADQVAHLHWTDLVSVQTATKDPAFDALVKEVAAGDSSDFIDTEARKIAAQPAEVLLAEWRDGRTRLSDALAAADPAEKIAWFGPPMRPMTMITARIMETWAHGLDVFDTLGLAKPAGPALAAVARIGDRTRGFSFVSNGLDAPREEVRVELSLPDGQIEFGPAEAANRVTGSAWGFAAVVTQRRHLDDVDLTAVGPVSEQWMSIAQAFAGPPTKGPSAGERATGTEN